A genomic window from Enoplosus armatus isolate fEnoArm2 chromosome 18, fEnoArm2.hap1, whole genome shotgun sequence includes:
- the LOC139301667 gene encoding uncharacterized protein translates to MATALALGVVKTEERHFAEALRDGALAKCCKIVGHFKHSPANAADVKVQQASHWQEEESLVQDVPMCKIPLNKDPRKVSDVDPTYKVRIEDAFSEDLSRWRENTSLSWLKVATALDPRFKDLGCLPRAEREAQMGPEPQKKKMTNLCSLQWWSAHTGAHGKLAHIAQRYLATPASAGPCEFSLAGHVSALSSENVNKPVCLSNWLKEKSTS, encoded by the exons ATGGCGACTGCTCTTGCTTTAGGTGTGgtgaaaacagaggagaggcaTTTTGCTGAAGCTCTCCGTGACGGTGCTTTAGCCAAGTGCTGTAAAATAGTCGGGCATTTCAAACACAGCCCCGCAAACGCAGCAGATGTGAAAGTTCAGCAAGCTTCTCATTGGCAAGAAGAGGAGTCACTCGTCCAGGATGTACCCATGTGTAAAATTCCACTCAACAAAGACCCTCGAAAG GTCTCAGATGTTGATCCTACCTATAAAGTGCGCATCGAGGATGCATTCTCAGAGGAcctcagcagatggagggagaacACAAGCCTGTCATGGCTAAAGGTAGCAACAGCTCTAGATCCCAGATTCAAGGACCTCGGGTGCCTGcccagagcagagagggaagcGCAAATGGGACCAGAgccacaaaagaagaagatg ACAAATCTATGTTCACTACAATGGTGGTCGGCACATACAGGTGCCCATGGTAAGCTGGCCCATATTGCACAAAGGTACTTGGCTACACCTGCCTCAGCAGGGCCATGTGAGTTTTCTTTGGCAGGCCACGTTTCAGCTCTgtcatctgaaaatgtcaacaagCCAGTCTGCCTGAGCAACTGGTTAAAAGAAAAGTCAACTTCATGA